The genomic window GGGTGCTTGACAGGCTCATAGGTTATAAGCTCTCTCCCTATCTGTGGAGAGCCCTCAGCAGAAATACCCTCTCGGTGGGAAGGGTTCAATCTCCTGCTCTAAGGCTCATAGTGGAAAGAGAAAGGGAGATAATGGCTTTTAGAAAAAAGGAATACTACTACATAAAGGTGGTCTTTGAAAAGGATGGTGTGGAGTTTTCCGCCTTTTGGGACTATAGGTTTGAAAAGCCAGAAAATGCCAAGCCCTACCTTGAAAAGTTAAAATCTGCCCTTTTTGAGGTCCTAAGCTATGAAGAGAAAGAAGAAAAACATGAACCTCCAAAGCCCTTTATAACTTCAAGTCTTCAGACAGTAGCCAGTGGGGTTTTAAAGGTTGGTGTGGAGCAAGTGCAAAAGATGGCTCAAAAACTCTACGAAGAGGGGTATATCACTTATCCAAGGACGGACAGCTATAGGATGAACCCACAGAAGGCAGAGGAGTTTATGAAATACATTGAAAAGACTTATAGAAGGGAATATGTGGGTAGGCTAAGGAAGTTCAAGGAAAAGGAGCTCTCTCAGGGTGCTCATGAATGTATAAGACCCACAGCACTAAAGGTCCCGCCTCTTAAGGGAAAGGAGTTAGACCTTTATATGCTTATACTAAAGAGAACCCTTGCAAGCCTTTCAAGCCCTGCGGTCTTTCTCAAAAAGAAGGCGGTTATAGTGCCCATATACGAGAAAAGGAAGGGTGAAGATATGAGGTTTTTAGCTAAAGGTTCAGAGCTTGTCTTTGATGGATATTTGAGAATTTACCCAGAGGAACAGGAGATTGTGAAACTACCACCTTTGAAAAAGGGAGAGGTTCTAAAGCCTAAGAAGATACTCCTTGAAAAGAGGCAAACTCAACCACCATCAAGATACACAGAGGGCTCTCTGGTTAAAAAACTTGAAGAGCTTGGCATAGGTAGACCTTCCACCTATGCGGTTATAGTAAAAACCCTAAAAGAGCGAGGCTATGTGGTAGAGGAGAAGGGACACCTAAAGCCCACTGAAATAGCCTTTGAGGTGGCGGACTTTTTGCAGGAAAACTTCCCAAAGGTAATAGACTATGCCTTTACAAGCCAGATGGAGGGGGGTCTTGACAAGGTGGAAGAGGGTCAAAGGGACTGGCGTGAGGT from Hydrogenobacter sp. T-8 includes these protein-coding regions:
- the topA gene encoding type I DNA topoisomerase, whose protein sequence is MKLFIVESPTKAKTIAKYLGEGWIVRATLGHIKDLPEDRLGVDEETLKPTFVWVRGKRALMEKLKALARKAESIYIGTDPDREGEAIAYFIYKELENLKKPISRVVFYEVTPQGIRSAIQKPTTINQNLVKAQFARRVLDRLIGYKLSPYLWRALSRNTLSVGRVQSPALRLIVEREREIMAFRKKEYYYIKVVFEKDGVEFSAFWDYRFEKPENAKPYLEKLKSALFEVLSYEEKEEKHEPPKPFITSSLQTVASGVLKVGVEQVQKMAQKLYEEGYITYPRTDSYRMNPQKAEEFMKYIEKTYRREYVGRLRKFKEKELSQGAHECIRPTALKVPPLKGKELDLYMLILKRTLASLSSPAVFLKKKAVIVPIYEKRKGEDMRFLAKGSELVFDGYLRIYPEEQEIVKLPPLKKGEVLKPKKILLEKRQTQPPSRYTEGSLVKKLEELGIGRPSTYAVIVKTLKERGYVVEEKGHLKPTEIAFEVADFLQENFPKVIDYAFTSQMEGGLDKVEEGQRDWREVVREFFSQVQSGL